The following DNA comes from Bacteroidetes bacterium SB0662_bin_6.
AAGGGGCACGATAACCGGCAAGGGGGTCTCCGCAATCCGCCGCTCCCCGGTCGTATATCCCAAAAAGGAAGCCTGCACGGCATAATCGCCCGGAGGCAGGGAAGACAGCGCAAAATACCCGGCATTGTTCGTCACTGCGCCAATGCGCAGTTCGGAAAGGTAGATGTGCGCACCCGGCAGCGCTTCGCCGGTTTCCCGGTCGATCACGAATCCGCGCAACGTCCACCGGCGTGCGGTTCCCGCCCCGTCGGCGACGGAAGCACGCACTACAACGTATTGCCTGCGGCGCACGCGCTGCGCTTCAAGCGTTGCCGGCCTGAGCACGCACGCAAGGGCATCCTCGACAGACGATCCTTCGTACGTGCAGGTCGTGTTCCGGTCCAGGACCAACGCTTCCGAGAACACGATATCGACGCCCGCCTGATCCCGCACACTCAGCAGCGCATCCCGCAGCGGCGTTTCTTCGACCTCGACGCGGATGGTTTGCCCCACCGCCGGGAGCGACAAAAGCAGAAAGAGGAATATGACCGACAGCCTGCGCACGCCCCAAAATACCGATTTACCCTCGGACACGCCCTCCGGAATCGGACAGAGAGAAAGCCCCGTGCGTCCGGGAAAGGCGCAAAAAGAGAGTACCGGAAAAGTGCGCCGGGGTTCGCGTCAGCGCAAAGATGTGAGGTGGTATCCCTCGCTGCCGTCTTCGGATTCGGTCTTGTCCGTTTCGACGGCGGCGCCTATCGCCATGGCTACGATGTCCAGCGTTCCGGCAAGCGATTCCTCCTGTGCAAACCGGCCGGTCACCCGCTCGTCGAGCAACGCCTCATCCGCCGAAATATCGACCCCGTAGTGCCCGGAAAGCAGGGGAAGGATGTCGCGCACCGGCGTAGCGTGAAATACGAACAGGCCCGTCCATGCGAGGTGTTCGTGGATCCGTACGAATACAGGGTCCGAAGGAACGCCTGCTGACGTCATACGGCTCATCTGGCCGGGAGCAAGCAGAACCGCCTTGTCCGGGGCCCGCCGGCCGCTCAATCGCAGACTACCCTCTACCAGGACGACTTCCGTGCCATCCCCGGCGGTACGCGCGCCGAAGGACGTGCCGAGGACCGTCACCTGCGCATCCGGCGTAACGAGCAGGAATCGGTCGGTACCCGGGATAATGTCGAAAAGGGCGCGCCCCTCGAATTCGACGCGCCGCTGCCCGCCTTCGACCATCGCACCGGACGCATAGGTCAGACGCGAATCATCCAGCAGGCGTACGCTGGAGCCGTCCGGCAAGGCAACCGTTCGCACTTCGGCGACGGCAGTCCGGACCGTAACTGTATCCGGGTCAACCGGGAACAGGAAAAACACAAGCGTTGCGAGGACGGCTGCGGCAGCCACGCCGATTCCTGCCTGCAAAACGCGGCGTTTGGAAGAAGGCGCTTGCGCCGGAACCCGCCGGGAGGGGATGCGATCCCTGCGGACAGGTCGAATAGAGCGGGAAGAAGATACACGGGGCGAAGCAGGCGCTTCCCCAACGGACGCCTCCGTAAACCACGCCGCCCAGTGCGCCTCGAAATCCTGCATGTCGTTGCGAATGACGCTCGCTACAGCCGCGAGCCCGGAACTATCTGCAAGAATTTGCCGAAATGCAGGGGCAATCTCTTCGACACGCATTCGTTCGGAATCGGTCAGCGCAGCCGCTCGCCCGCTCTCGTGCAGCACGAACAGAACAAACTGTTCCGGATCCGCCGAGGCTTCGCCCATTTCGCGAACCAGCGAAGCGCGTACGGCACACCATTTCCGGAGGAGCGCAGCGGCAGCAGGATCGGAAGCCAGAATATCTTGCAATTCCATGGCCCGCTCCGGGGTCAGGTCGCGATACAAAGCGATCGCATCAATATGTTCAAACGGCGCAGGCACGAAAACATCCGGGCATAGAGCGGTGCGTTGACATTATGTTAAGCCGCTGTGGAGACCGAAAAAGTAACGCCTCGTCCAAAAGAAAAAGGCATACGGCGAATTATGCGCCGCCGGATTCTCCGAGTGTTTTGCGCAGTTTGCGGAGCGCTCGTTTCACCTGCATCTTCACGGCAGCTTCCGTCATATCGAGCGACCGCGCGATTTCCGCATACCGATAGCCGTATTCGCGCATTTCCAGAATCGTACGGGCCTTTTCACTCAGGAGATCGAGCGCCCGCTCGGCATCGATGCGTACGCCCGCCCCCGGAATCGCTTCACTCCATCTCGATAATGCATCCGGGCCGGCAAGGTATTCCCGGGGGGCATACCGTCCCCGGTAGTAGTCCTGGGTTTCGAACACCGCCGCTTTCATGACAAAAGCCTGTAACCGGTCCGGCTCATGCAGGTCCGGGAGGCTCCGGTGGAGGCGCAGGAGCGTGTTCTGCACCAGATCGTCTACCTCCGCCCGCTGCCCGATCCGCGATACGAACCAGGCGCGAAGCATGGGATCGAGCCGTCTGACGATTGCCTCGAACGCCGCTTCGTCGCCTTCCTGCGCTTGCCGGACGAGTGCGGCGTCTATGAGACGATTCCCGGACAAATCGAAAAATCCTGAAAAACGAGCGTGGAATGGCGAGGCGGAACAGCAAACAGAAGATAAGAACGAATTCGGGAGCGATCAGGCCGTCGTCGCCCCTTTCGGCAGCCCGCCACACTACCATCCACGAGGACAGCCACATCAAGGCCGGTCCTTTTCGCCTGCGGAGTCATTGTTCCACATACTACGCACCTTGTGGGCGTCTCTGACGCCGGTGACGAACGCCACGACAAGCGTAACCGCAAGCCCGACCACAAACGCAATCCCGACAAAAATGACGATCTCTGTGATGCTCATTACTTCAATAGCATCATGCGGCGCACCAATACACGCTCGGGAGTTTCGAGGCGGTACAGGTACATGCCGCTCGGCAGACCGGAACCATCAAACTGTACCTTGTGATTTGCCGCCTGCCGGATACCGTCCACAAGAACAGCCACCTCCTTGCCCAACAGATCAATGACGGAAAGGCGCACACTCCCCGCTTGCGGCAAAGCATATTCGATGGTTGTCTGCGGGTTGAAGGGATTCGGGTAATTGCCCGAGAGTTTCAAGAAAGCAGGCACCTCTTCCTGCTCTGTGGATGTGGGCGTTGTGGGTGTAGTAGGTGTGGTGGGAGGTGTTCCTCCTCCGTCTCCTCCTGAGCCTGGCCCAGGGTCCGATCCTTGGCTGGTAGCGGGTTGTATGAAGTCGATGGCGAGATCGCTTTTCGTGGCGTTCGTGACATTAGAGGCATCGCCGCCAGTAAATGCGCCGTCGGCCAAAGCAACAGTCAGGTTGTTCACGTCATCGACATGGGCCGTGGCTTGGCCTGTGAGCGTCAGAGTCAGGATCGTGCGGTCATCGTCAAGAGCATAGTCTACGGCAAGCCCTTCCGGCAGATTTGTTACGGTAACGTTCTCGCCCGATGCGACGCCAGCGGTGAATGTGTCGTTGGTCAGCGTTGCTGTGACGCTACCCGTTACCGAGCCGTCATTCGCCGCCGCTTCGGTAAATCCTCCCGCCCAAGCAATACTCCGCACCACAGGCACGGCAACGGTCCCCGAAACAGTTACCGACGGGGCGCTTTCGCCATATGCGCTCAATGCAATCACCCGGTAGTAACGTGTCGTTCCATAGGGAACGTTTTGTTCGGTGAAGATGACTTCGTTCGCCGGTGACAGATTGGGCGTAATCGCAGTCCACGGGGCGTTGCCGTCAGCCGACCGCTCTACCCTGTAGCCGGTCACAGGCGCACGTGACGGGTCTGCTACCGATGCCGGGAACCTGAAACTGATGTTTTGGCCATTCACTGAAACCTCGACGGCAGTAAGGTCAGGAGCGATTGGGACGCTCAGGTTAGGCGAGGCCACCTTGTAGTTTGGGTCACTTATGATCGAATAACTCTGGTCGAAGACGATATTCGCAAACGTATCTGTGCATGAGGATCCGGCGCAAAACTTCTTGATTGTGCCGCCATTCGCATTGATCGGATCAACAAGAGTGATGCCGTCCGCATCTTCATCTCCTGCCTGCACCGTGTATTTGAACAGCAAAATACCCCATTGCCCCAATCCGTGAGGGTATGACGCCACGGGATCGTAAACAGCATACTTTATATTGTCGCTTCTGCCGTCTAAACCCATTCGGATAGGCAGCAGTGGGGTCCCTGTCACTTCCAGCCATGAAGTCCACCTGACTTCTATTACGATTTCATCGCCGGGAACGAAGGTGTTGTCATCGCCCGGATCGGAAGTTATTTCTAACATACTCACCACTGGTGCATCCGCCGTGAGCGTCCTGCCTGCCACAACATCCGAATAGCCAGTGTACCCTTGAGTCATTGACAGGCGCATACGAAATTCGTATTCCGTGTCCTCCTCCAGGCCTGGATATGGATTAACGACTATGGGTTCGTCTTCCCGGCTGCTGTTGTGGAAGACTTCCTTCCATTCCGTATCCGGCGTTCCGTCGTCATTGCCATCCCACTCAGGCGCAGTGCCGCGATAGTATATTTCAACGAAAACAAGGTTGTTGTGAGTGGCGGCTACGCCGTTCACAGTGCCCAGGTTTGTTGGCAATGCCCAGGAAACAGAGATTTTCTGCCTGCCGGGCGTCGTGGAAGTTATCACAGGTGGATCGCCCAATGCTTCGTTGTCCTGGATCGTTACCATGACACTCGATGTGGTGCCCACGGTATAACTGGCGCCGCTCGCCAACGAGATCGTAACCGTGCCGTCTGGCTCGTCCAACCTGTCGTTGTGCGTAGGCAAGGAGAGCGAAGCGCTTGCGCTTCCGTCCGCAAAAGAGGCCAGTCCGCTGGCCGCCGCAGGGTTTGTGTCCCATCCGAAATTCTCTCCGTTCGCCACAGTGAATTTCACGTTGAACGATGCGGCGCCGGACGTGGTATTCCTTGTGACGGTGATTGGTATATTCCCTCCCTCGGTAATGGAGGTGGCGATGGTCGAGATCGTGATTTCAGGTTTTGGGGTGGAAACCTTGTGACCTGCGTCGTTCGAAATAGCGTAACTGCCGAGGGCCAGATTCGCATTGGCATTAGTGGAGGTGTGCTGGATTGAACCTCCATTGAGATCGAGCGAACCGGTAATGCTTATCCCGTCAGCGTCATTGTCTCCTGCCTGCACGGTATAATCAAAATTCAGAAGCCCGGCGGACTCACTAAAGTCGGGAAGTGAATCGTCAAGATGAAACGTTGCATATCTCTTTGTGTCACCAATGATAATAGGCAATCGGGGCGATCCCGTCACACTCAGACCGGCGTCGTAAGTGACATTTACCGAGATGACTTCGCCAGCCACGTAGGTGTTGTTGCTGGCAGGGCTGGTCTCTATCTGTACATTTGAAATGCTTTGCGCCTGTATCGCTCCGGGGTTCAGACTCAGGGCAAAGAAGAGGATCGCGGCGAGGACAAAACCGCGCACGGCCTTGTTAAGGGCTTTCATAGTAACTTGGGGAAATACATACAAACAAAATGTTGCCAAATCTCCGCTTGCCCCTTCGGCTCCGGTCGCCGCTTCTCCCGCCTTGGCCTTACTCTCCGGCGCACACACAGGGGAAGCGACTCAGCCTGACTTCGTTCGCTCCATTATGGGTTGATCCGGACAACGCCGCTAAGGTTACGCAATGCAGTGTGTAGATTTCGTGATAATGAGGGGGGGGTAGTGTGTTTTATGTGATGATCCAATTATTCACAATCATCTCTAATCTCTCTAATGGAGAATCGCGTCCC
Coding sequences within:
- a CDS encoding sigma-70 family RNA polymerase sigma factor: MLRAWFVSRIGQRAEVDDLVQNTLLRLHRSLPDLHEPDRLQAFVMKAAVFETQDYYRGRYAPREYLAGPDALSRWSEAIPGAGVRIDAERALDLLSEKARTILEMREYGYRYAEIARSLDMTEAAVKMQVKRALRKLRKTLGESGGA
- a CDS encoding DUF4974 domain-containing protein — translated: MPAPFEHIDAIALYRDLTPERAMELQDILASDPAAAALLRKWCAVRASLVREMGEASADPEQFVLFVLHESGRAAALTDSERMRVEEIAPAFRQILADSSGLAAVASVIRNDMQDFEAHWAAWFTEASVGEAPASPRVSSSRSIRPVRRDRIPSRRVPAQAPSSKRRVLQAGIGVAAAAVLATLVFFLFPVDPDTVTVRTAVAEVRTVALPDGSSVRLLDDSRLTYASGAMVEGGQRRVEFEGRALFDIIPGTDRFLLVTPDAQVTVLGTSFGARTAGDGTEVVLVEGSLRLSGRRAPDKAVLLAPGQMSRMTSAGVPSDPVFVRIHEHLAWTGLFVFHATPVRDILPLLSGHYGVDISADEALLDERVTGRFAQEESLAGTLDIVAMAIGAAVETDKTESEDGSEGYHLTSLR
- a CDS encoding T9SS type A sorting domain-containing protein, whose product is MKALNKAVRGFVLAAILFFALSLNPGAIQAQSISNVQIETSPASNNTYVAGEVISVNVTYDAGLSVTGSPRLPIIIGDTKRYATFHLDDSLPDFSESAGLLNFDYTVQAGDNDADGISITGSLDLNGGSIQHTSTNANANLALGSYAISNDAGHKVSTPKPEITISTIATSITEGGNIPITVTRNTTSGAASFNVKFTVANGENFGWDTNPAAASGLASFADGSASASLSLPTHNDRLDEPDGTVTISLASGASYTVGTTSSVMVTIQDNEALGDPPVITSTTPGRQKISVSWALPTNLGTVNGVAATHNNLVFVEIYYRGTAPEWDGNDDGTPDTEWKEVFHNSSREDEPIVVNPYPGLEEDTEYEFRMRLSMTQGYTGYSDVVAGRTLTADAPVVSMLEITSDPGDDNTFVPGDEIVIEVRWTSWLEVTGTPLLPIRMGLDGRSDNIKYAVYDPVASYPHGLGQWGILLFKYTVQAGDEDADGITLVDPINANGGTIKKFCAGSSCTDTFANIVFDQSYSIISDPNYKVASPNLSVPIAPDLTAVEVSVNGQNISFRFPASVADPSRAPVTGYRVERSADGNAPWTAITPNLSPANEVIFTEQNVPYGTTRYYRVIALSAYGESAPSVTVSGTVAVPVVRSIAWAGGFTEAAANDGSVTGSVTATLTNDTFTAGVASGENVTVTNLPEGLAVDYALDDDRTILTLTLTGQATAHVDDVNNLTVALADGAFTGGDASNVTNATKSDLAIDFIQPATSQGSDPGPGSGGDGGGTPPTTPTTPTTPTSTEQEEVPAFLKLSGNYPNPFNPQTTIEYALPQAGSVRLSVIDLLGKEVAVLVDGIRQAANHKVQFDGSGLPSGMYLYRLETPERVLVRRMMLLK